AGACATTGAAGGAACTACTAGGGATAGCAATATGGCAGAAGCAGAGTGGAATGGGATTGATTTTACTCTAATCGATACTGGAGGGATTACGGATCTCGATTTTTTACTTGAGAAAAAAGCAGAGACTGGAGACATAGAAGCAAAAGTTCAGAAACAAGCAAGTGATTATTTGGCCAAGGCAGACCTTGTTTTATTCGTGGTCGATGCAAAAGCGGGGATATTGCCTCAAGATAAAGAGATGTCAGGACTTCTTAAAAAAGTATTACCAAAAAGCAAAAAAATAATTTTAGTAGTAAATAAATCAGATAGTCAAAAATTACGTAAAAATGCCGCTTCTTTTTATAAACTAGCAATGGGAGAACCGATGACCGTATCTGCCACTACTGGTTCGGGTATTGGAGATTTGCTAGACGAAGTTAGCAGACATTTGGGAGAAAAATTTCCACTGCTTAAGGAAAGTAGCAAAAAAATAAAAGAAGAAATAATAGCTGAAATGGACGCAAGGAAAGAGGCTCTAAGTAATGCTGTAAAAGTTTGTTTTATTGGGAAGCCAAATGTCGGTAAGTCTAGCTTGATAAATAAAATGCTTGGCTATGAAAGAGCTATTGTTAGTCCTGTTCCTCACACCACAAGAGAGCCACAAGACATAGAATTTAATTATAAAGATAAACTTGTTCGATTGGTTGATACAGCTGGTCTTAGCAGACAGGGGCAGAAGGATCACAGAAGGAGCAGGGTTCCTAGTAAAATAAAAGACGTAGCCGCTCTTGAAAAAATGAGCATTGAAAAATCACTATATTCTCTAAATAAAGCAGACATTGCTTTGTTTGTTATGGATGTAAATGAAGAGCTTACAAGACAGGATGCTAAAATAATTGAAGAAATTGTTATTAGAAAAAAGAGCTTAGTAATTGTTGCCAACAAATGGGATTTAATTGAAGAAAAAGATACTAAGAAATTTACCGAATCTATTTATGATTTTCTTCCTTTCGCAACCTGGGCTCCAATTATTTTTGTTTCAGCATTGACTGGGAACAAAGTGAAGAAAGTTCTCGATGTCTTATTGGATGTTGACAGGGATCGAAGAATTGAACTTTCTGAGCAACAACTAGATAGATTTTTAGCAAGAGTTATTAAGATGCACAAACCTGCCAAAGGAACAGGAACTAAGCATCCCCACATATATAAGATACATCAAATAAGTGCCAACCCACCAATTGTTGAAGTAAAGATTGGTTCAAAAGATAATCTCCATTTCTCTTATGTTAGATTTCTCTCAAATAGATTAAGAGAACGTTTTGGTTTTGTGGGAACACCAATTTCTGTGAAAGTATTGAGAAATAAAAAAATTCATGGAGCACACGACGGCAATAATTCACCTAGAAAAAGAGAAACTAGGTCAAGAAGACCATCTTAATATGAAAATTATAATTGGACTAGGTAATCCTGGTGAAAAATATAAGAGTACAAGACACAATGCTGGGTTTGAGGTTATTGATATTCTGGCCGATAGTTTAGGTCTCAATTGGCAAGAAGACAAAAAAAGAAAAGCACTTGTCGCTCGAGATAATAAGTATACCCTAATAAAGCCAATGTCTTATATGAATTTGTCAGGTGAACCAACTAGGGCAATACTCGATTATTATAAGATCTTACCAAAGAATTTTAAATTGTTTACAATCAAGAATTCAGATCTATCTGGTATTCTAACTGTGGTTCATGATGATCTTGATATAGACTTTGGTGTATACAAAAAATCGACTGACTCCAGAAGTGCTGGGAATAATGGAGTTCAATCTATAATAAATAATTTGGGAACAAAAAATTTCAATAGATATAGAATAGGAATAAAAAATGACAGCTTAAGACTCATTCCTAGTGAAAAATTTGTATTACAAAGATTTAATAAAGAAGAAAAGGAGGTTCTGGCTTCTTTGTATAGAGATATAGTAAAAGACTTACAGAATTAAAAAAAGGCCTCAAGGGCCTTTCTTTGATTTCTATAAACTCGCCTAGAAGAACAATATACAAAACAAAGGAGGGTAAGTTCTGTAAGATGTCTCTAGACGAAGTTGTAAAATTCAAAATAATATATATTTTTCTACTTACCAACTAATTCTTATTTTAGGTGCTCAAGGAGGAAAGGCATCTATAAACAAAAACAGTGGCAAGTAGAAAAACTAACACTATTTCAAATCGATTTTTCACTCTAACACACAAGTATTTCTATGTCAAGTATTAGAGTTTTTATTAAAAATATCAAAAAATGGACTTAAGCAAACATAAATATCTAGTGGCCCTATCGCATTTCTCAAAATTTGGTCCAGTTAGGTTGAAAAAATTAAAAGATTATTTTCCAAACTTTGAAGTTGCTTTCAATGCAAACACTAGTGAGCTCAAAAAGGCTAGGATTGAAGAAGCAATCGCGTCTGAATTTGTTTCTTTCCGTTCGCAAATTGACATTGAAACAATTGTAAACAAGATTCAAAAAGAAAATATTTCTGTAATTGGAATAGATGACGAGAATTACCCAGAAATTTTAAAAGAAATCTTTAATCCTCCTCAAATCCTTTATTTTAAGGGGGAGTTATTTGCAGATGAAAATGGTTTAGCTGTCGTTGGTTCTAGGAATTATACTGCCTATGGTCAACAAATTGTTGAAGATATTGTAAGAAAAGTTGCAAAAACTGGTATACCAATAATAAGCGGACTAGCCCTTGGGGTTGATGCACACGCTCACAGAGTAGCCCTTGAAGAGGGAACTAGAACAATCGCAGTTCTTGGAACAGGGGTTGATTTGGCAAGTATTTATCCATCCCATAACAGACATTTGGCGGGGAAGATAGTTGAGGCGGGAGGAGCACTAATATCAGAGTTTCCGATAGGAACAGCTCCGCTCCCATATCATTTTCCTCAAAGAAATAGGATCATTTCAGGTCTTACAAAAGCGACCTTGGTCGTAGAAGCGAGAGAAAAGTCAGGGGCTCTAATTACGGCTCGTGATGCCCTGGAGCAAAATAGAGAAATAATGGCAGTTCCTGGGAGTATCTATTCTGCTCTTTCCGCTGGGCCAAACAAACTAATAAAAGATGGGGCAAAAGCTGTTTTGTGCGTCCAGGATATTTTTGATTCACTTGACTTGGACAATGTTGTGAATTATATTAAGAAAGAGGAGATTAAACCAGAAACAAAAGAAGAAGAGGAAGTTTTAAAATTTTTAAAAAATGAACCAATTCATATAGACGCTTTAGTCAGATTGACAAAGTTAGATATAAAAATTATAAATACAACTTTGAGCATGATGGAGATAAAAGGAATGATAAGAAATCTCGGTGGAATGAATTATGTTTTAATAAAATGAAAATAATATAATAATTATGAAATTAGTTATAGTTGAGTCGCCGACAAAGGCAAAAACAATTACAAAATTTTTGGGGAAAGATTATGTTATCGATTCTTCTTTTGGGCATATCCGTGACCTACCCAAGAAAGAATTGGGTATTGACGTTGAAAACAATTTTGAACCAACTTATGAAATACCCGATAGCGCTCAAAAAACAATTTCAAGATTGAAGGGCCTGGCCAAAAAAGCAGACAAGATTATTCTGGCAACTGATGAAGATCGTGAAGGAGAGGCTATTGCTTGGCACTTGTCAAAAGCTCTTGGTCTAGACAGCAAGAAAGCAGAGAGAATTGTTTTTCACGAGATTACAAAAGAGGCGATACTTGATGCTATAAATAATCCTAAGAAAATTGATCATGATTTGGTTGATGCTCAGCAAGCCAGAAGAATTCTCGATAGAATTGTTGGTTATCAACTCTCGCCTTTTCTATGGAAGAAAGTATCACGAGGTTTGTCAGCTGGTAGGGTACAGAGTGTGGCTGTTCGTTTGGTAGTTGAAAGAGAAAGAGAAATTCAGGCTTTTGACCCACAGGAATATTGGACAATCGATGCTAGTTTAAAGAAGAGCGACGGGAAAAATTTCGTATTTCCAGCTAAGTTAAATAAAGTTGAAGGTAGGACTCTGGATAAATTTGATATCAACGATAAAAAGAAGGCAGATGGAGTGGTAAAAGAATTGAACGGAGTTGATTATGTCGTTGAAAGCGTTATTAAGAAGCAAGTTAAGAAAAATCCCCCAAAACCATTTATAACATCATCCCTTCAACAAGCAGCCAATAGAATGCTTGGTTTTTCTGCTAAGCAAACAATGGTTGTTGCTCAACAGCTATATGAAGGTATTCAAATAAAAGGTAAGGATCAGGTAGGTTTGATAACTTATATGAGAACAGATTCTCTGAATCTTTCAAATAAATTTAAAGAAGATGCTAAGGCATATTTACTAGAGAAACTGGGAGAAAAATATGTTCCTAAAGTTGAAAGAGCCCACAAGACAAAATCTAAAAATGCTCAAGAGGCTCACGAAGCAGTTAGGCCAACTGAGGCTAGTCGTGATCCTGAGTTGATAAAAGATTCTCTTGCCCCAAATCAGTATAGGTTATATAAATTAATTTGGCAGAGAAGTATTGCTTCTCAAATGTCTGAAGCAATAGTAGATGCAACTGTTATAGACATAAACGCTGGGAATAAATATCAATTTAGAGCCAATGGGCAAATGATAAATTTTGATGGATATCTAAATATTTATCCTGAAAAAAGCAAAGAATTAGAATTGCCGAGTCTAGAAGCAAAAGATGATCTTGCCCTAGAAGAACTTTTATCAGAACAACATTTTACAAAACCACCTGCTAGATATTCTGATGCTGGGCTTGTTAAAGAACTTGAAAAACACGGGATTGGAAGACCGTCAACATATGCACCGACAATAGCGACGATTGAGGCTCGAAATTATGTTAGTCGAGATGAAGGAAAACGGCTCGCCCCTACTGACATTTCATTTATTGTGACTGATCTTCTCGTAAATCATTTTTCAAGAATTGTTGACTATAAATTTACAGCTCAAATGGAAAATGACCTAGATAATGTAGCTGAAGGGAATCTTGAATGGCAACCTGTAATTAGGGATTTTTATGTCCCATTCAATGAAAATTTAAAACTAAAAGACGAAGAGCTTGATAGAAAAGATGTTGTCCCAGAAGAAGAAAGTGATGAGATTTGTGATAAATGTGGCGCTAAAATGATAATCAAAACAGGTAGATTTGGGAAATTTCTAGGTTGTGGTGCTTATCCTGATTGTAAAAACATAAAAAGCATGCCAGGGAAAGACGGTGAAAAAGAAAAAACCCCAGAGCAAATAGAACTTGAAGAAAAACACAAAGATACAGTTTGTGAAAAATGTGGTAAACCAATGGGAGTTAAGAATGGACGATTTGGACCTTTTCTTGGTTGCACTGGATATCCTGATTGTAAGAATATAAAGAATCTAAACGAAAAAGCAAAGACAGGAGTTAAATGTCCCACTTGTGGAAAGGGAGAAATAGTTGAGAAGAGAAGTAAACGTGGAATATTTTATGCCTGCGACCAATATCCAGATTGTAAAACCGCCTTGTGGGGCAAGCCAACGGGTGAAAAATGTCCTGACTGTAGTTCACTTTTAGTGGAATCTAAAGATGGAGGATTAGTTTGTAGTGCAAAGGATTGCAAGTATAAAAAATAGAAATATTCTCAATAGTATATATAAAATAAAGTCGTACACCCGTCTACCTCAATTTTAACTCAACTTGTTTGTTAAGAGTAGTTATCTTTATAAAAATTATGAGGTTAATGCAATTCGTTCATGGCATTTCAGGCAGGTATGTACGACTTTATTTTATATACTCAAAACTTTTAATTTCTAAGTCCTGTGTTTAGTTACTCCTCTTTATTTTCAGTACCTGACAATGTTTCATCTGCGCTCTGTCCTAAGATAACAAGAAAATCTGGTTGGACCGGATTTTTTTCATTTTCTAAATCTTTTTCTAGGTCTTCTACTAACCAATCAGGAAGTCCAAATGACACATTGGCATTTAAAACCTTTTTCAGAACAGCCAAGGATTCTTCTTTTTCTCCGTAGCTCAAATCATAGATAACTGATTTTTGAAAATTTTGTTTGCTGGAATTTCCAACTCGGATAACATTAAAGCTATATTTTTCTAAATCTAGGGATGCTTGGGAAGCGAGACCATTTATCCAGGTGCCATTTCTCACTTCAACGGTAGCAGCTTCTTCTACGACTACGTTTTTGGCTTCAACAGGGGCATCAGAAAAAATATTATTAACCATATATTGTATTTCAGAGAAGTCTCCACTTCGAGGGGAGAGGATATAGGCTCCGGTGTCTGCGATAGTATCAACTAATAATCCATTTGGGCTATTGTCAAGAACTTTATTAATAATCTGGTCTTTGCTAACATCCTTAAAGTCTTTCCAAAGTTTTACCATTTCCCAAGTTTTCAAATTTGTAGAAATATGGTTATTTGCCTCTTCTAATATATCTCCTATCATTGAAGGATTAAAAAGAGTATGAGCCGAAACTAATTTATTTTTAACAGCCTCAATTATGATCTGTTGTCTTCTCGCTCTAGCAAAGTCTGAACCTTCTACTCCGTAAGCATGCCTGGAACGAGCAAATTTAAGTGCAAGCTCACCATCAAGTTGTTGCCAGCCTTCTTCAATATATAGATGTTCAAAACGTGCTTCATAGTTTTCAGCAGATTCCATTCCTTTTACGGGATATCTGTGGTCTTCTAGTGTATTTTCAACATAGACCTTAAGACCATCTAGCTCATTGATAATATTCACAAATCCTTCGAAATCAACACGCAAGTAATAGTCTATTGGAATCCCTAATATATCACTAACAGCCTGACTAACCGCCAAGCCACCACTATCGGCTGTATCCATTTCAGCATAGGCATTAATAGAATTGATTTTTTGAAATCCTTTATCTTCAATTGGGATGGCCATATCGCGAGGGATGGACATCATGGCAACTTTTTTAGTATCAAGATCTAGACTAGCGAGTATTATAGTGTCAGTTAAGTAACCACCTTCATGTTGCCTACCTCCCATTCCGAGTAGAAGAATATTTACTCTTTCTCTTTGCTCGCCCTTCAAGGCTTTATCAGCACTTTCTGCTAAGTTCTTCAAGGTATTAATAATAGGAATACGAGCCATCCAAGAACTTGGTTTTTGATTGGAAACAATAACTTGAGTTGTAAATATAAAAAATGCGATGAATAAAAATGTAAGCAAAAAAGCCGCTCCCTTCATAAGTAGCTTGGGTTTTTTTCTAATATCTTTTTTAACCTCTTTTATCTCCTGATTATCAAGAAAATTTGGCATAAATTTAAATACAGCAGGGTTGGGCTGCTATTTTAATATTGTTTCTAGAATAATTATAGCTATATTTTTGGGGAAAAGCAAGGTTGTCACACACGACACAAAACATGCAATATAACATGGAATATATTAGAAATAAGCAAAAAATGTTACATGTTTTGTGTTTTGTGTTGTGTGGTCTAGGGTTGATTTTAAAAAATAAAAGTGTTATAATCGTAATTAGTTATTGAACTTAGCAATAACATTTTTAATATCTTTAATTTTTACAATAATATGTTTAAAAATTCAGTTGCCTTTGTCTTTGAATTACTTAAAATAGTTTTAATTTCTTTTGTAATAATAGCTCCAATTCGCTATTTTTTGATTCAGCCCTTCTATGTTAAAGGGGCTTCAATGGAGCCTAACTTTTACGATCATGAATATTTAATAGTTGATGAGATTTCCTATAGATTTAATGACCCCAAGAGAGGTGAAATTATAGTATTTAGATATCCAAAGAATCCACAAGAGTTTTTTATTAAAAGAATTATTGCCTTTCCAGGAGAAAAAGTTCAAGTTAAGGATGGAAGAGTTATCGTGTATAACGATGAAAATCCAGATGGATTGACTTTAGATGAAACTTATTTAGAAAAAAATATAAAAACATATAGCTTAAGTGAAGACCTGATAACTTTGGGTTCTAGTGAATATTTTGTATTGGGGGACAACCGAAACGCCAGCAAAGATTCCAGAAGTTTTGGACCTGTTGACCGTAGCTTTGTGATTGGCAAAGTTTTGTTACGAGGTTGGCCATTCGACAGAGTTGACGTTTTTCCTGCACCAACTTACTAATTATTATTTATTTGATATAAAATTATGGCCAAAAACATAAAAGCAAAAGATATAAAGCAAGCCCCAAAAAAACCCAGTAGTAGATCAAGGAAATTTTCCAGACTCAAAGGGATGAAAGATATTACTTTTGAAGAATATAAATATCACGACTTGGTTGTTAAGAAAGCAATTGACCTAGCCACAACTTACGGCTTTCGAAGAATAGAAACTCCAGTACTTGAGAATGAAGCTTTGTTTGAAAGGTCAACTGGGAAAACAAGTGATATTGTTTCAAAAGAGATGTATACTTTTGTTGATAAAAGTGGAGACAAAATTTCTCTAAGACCAGAAGCTACTCCAGGTCTTGTTAGAGCTTATAATGAACACGGAATGCTCAATCTTCCTCAGCCTGTGAAAACACTTTTTATCGGTTCTCTTTTTAGACATGAAAAACCTCAATCCGGAAGACTAAGAGAACATCGTCAGTTTGACCTTGAGATGTTTGGAGAGGCTAGTCCTGTTGCCGATGCTCAGCTGATGATTATCGCTTATAATTTTTTTAGAGAATTACAGATTGATATTCAGATTCAAGTAAATAGTATTGGTTGCAAAGAGTGCCGAGGAGATTATATAAAAAAACTAGTTGCTTTTTATAAGGAAAGGGGAAAGAGAACAAGACTTTGTAATGATTGTAAAAAACGTTTAGATAAAAATCCATTAAGACTGTTAGACTGTAAGGAAGCCGATTGTATTGAGATTAGAGATGATGCTCCACAGTTAGTTGATTATCTTGATGATGCTTGTCGTGAGCACTTTGTGAAGGTCCTTGAATATTTAGATGAATTTGATATTCCTTACGTTCTAAACCCATATTTGGTGAGAGGCCTTGATTATTATAATAGAACAGTTTTCGAATTTGTTTCAGCTCCAGAAGAGAATGAAGAGGGAGAAACCAGGCGACAAGTTGCCCTTGGTGGTGGAGGTCGTTATGACGATCTTGTTGAAACAATGGGGGGACGCGAGCCTACTCCAGCCCTTGGTTTTGGGATAGGACTTGAAAGAGTTGTTATGAAGATAAAAGAGTTAAATATTCCATTGAAAAAAGATGATGATGATATTATCTTCTTGGCTCAACTGGGAGAGCCAGCGAGGAAAAAGACCATGGTAATGTTTGAAGAATTAAGAAGATCAGGATTTAAGGTTAGACAAGCCTTTACTAAGGATGCACTAAAAAATCAGCTTGAAGAAGCCAATAGAGTTGGAGCGAAGTACAGCATAATTATAGGCCAAAAAGAAATGTTAGATGAAACAGCAATGTTAAGAGATATGGAGTCTGGAGTACAGGAAATTGTTGATATTAAAAAAGTTTCACAAGAATTACAAAAGAGATTAAAAAAAGACTAATTAGACATTTGACAGTTTTGATGTTTGATATTAGAATAGTCAAGTAATATTAATAATAATTTAAAATATCTAGAAGGGAAGGTGGCAATATGAAAGAAGAAAAAAGAAAGAAAGGTGAAAGTTTTGAGAATTTTTTAAGAAGATTCAACAAAGGCTTAATTCAAAGTAGAAAGCTACAAGAAGTTCGTTCAAGAAAATATGTTTCAAAGGACAAGAACAAAAATAGCCAGAAAATATCTACTTTATTTGGCATGAAACTAAAAGAAAAAACTGAATACTTAAAGAAAATCGGAAAATTAAAAGAAGAGCCTAAAAGACGCTGGTAAAAAATATATGGCTAATTTATTAGATCAAATTAAAATCGACCTTAAAGAGGCAATGAAAGCAAAAGAAGAGTTAAGGCTCTCTGTTTTGCGAATGATGATTTCTGTGATTCGAAATAAAGAAATCTCCTTAAGAAAAGGAGAGGACGTTGTTTTGAGTGATGAACAAATTTTAGAAGTATTATCTTCTGAAGTTAAAAAAAGAAAAGATTCAATTGAATCTTATAAAGTAGGGAACAGAGAAGATTTGGTAGAAATAGAAAAAAACGAAATCGATATTATAGCAAAATATTTACCAGCACAAATGTCAGAAGAAGAGCTAGAAAAGATTGTTGAAGATGTGATGAAGACAAAAAGTGAAAATTCCACAGTTGCATTTGGTGCGATTATGGGAGAAGTAATGGCTCGGGTAAAGGGAAAAGCTGATGGAACGGCAGTGTCTGCGATGGTAAAGAAAAAGTTAGGATAGAACAATTTGAAATATAAAAAATTACGTGATTAATTGCGTAATTTTTTTATTTACTAAATCAGGATAAACAGTTTGACTCTTTTATTTTTATAACTTAGTCTTATAATATATGGTGAATCAAAAAAATGAAAAACTATTTCATAATCTATTTTTAATTGGCA
This Patescibacteria group bacterium DNA region includes the following protein-coding sequences:
- the der gene encoding ribosome biogenesis GTPase Der; its protein translation is MKKKLPTVVVFGRTNVGKSTLFNKITGKSMALIADIEGTTRDSNMAEAEWNGIDFTLIDTGGITDLDFLLEKKAETGDIEAKVQKQASDYLAKADLVLFVVDAKAGILPQDKEMSGLLKKVLPKSKKIILVVNKSDSQKLRKNAASFYKLAMGEPMTVSATTGSGIGDLLDEVSRHLGEKFPLLKESSKKIKEEIIAEMDARKEALSNAVKVCFIGKPNVGKSSLINKMLGYERAIVSPVPHTTREPQDIEFNYKDKLVRLVDTAGLSRQGQKDHRRSRVPSKIKDVAALEKMSIEKSLYSLNKADIALFVMDVNEELTRQDAKIIEEIVIRKKSLVIVANKWDLIEEKDTKKFTESIYDFLPFATWAPIIFVSALTGNKVKKVLDVLLDVDRDRRIELSEQQLDRFLARVIKMHKPAKGTGTKHPHIYKIHQISANPPIVEVKIGSKDNLHFSYVRFLSNRLRERFGFVGTPISVKVLRNKKIHGAHDGNNSPRKRETRSRRPS
- the pth gene encoding aminoacyl-tRNA hydrolase, whose amino-acid sequence is MKIIIGLGNPGEKYKSTRHNAGFEVIDILADSLGLNWQEDKKRKALVARDNKYTLIKPMSYMNLSGEPTRAILDYYKILPKNFKLFTIKNSDLSGILTVVHDDLDIDFGVYKKSTDSRSAGNNGVQSIINNLGTKNFNRYRIGIKNDSLRLIPSEKFVLQRFNKEEKEVLASLYRDIVKDLQN
- the dprA gene encoding DNA-processing protein DprA, whose protein sequence is MDLSKHKYLVALSHFSKFGPVRLKKLKDYFPNFEVAFNANTSELKKARIEEAIASEFVSFRSQIDIETIVNKIQKENISVIGIDDENYPEILKEIFNPPQILYFKGELFADENGLAVVGSRNYTAYGQQIVEDIVRKVAKTGIPIISGLALGVDAHAHRVALEEGTRTIAVLGTGVDLASIYPSHNRHLAGKIVEAGGALISEFPIGTAPLPYHFPQRNRIISGLTKATLVVEAREKSGALITARDALEQNREIMAVPGSIYSALSAGPNKLIKDGAKAVLCVQDIFDSLDLDNVVNYIKKEEIKPETKEEEEVLKFLKNEPIHIDALVRLTKLDIKIINTTLSMMEIKGMIRNLGGMNYVLIK
- the topA gene encoding type I DNA topoisomerase produces the protein MKLVIVESPTKAKTITKFLGKDYVIDSSFGHIRDLPKKELGIDVENNFEPTYEIPDSAQKTISRLKGLAKKADKIILATDEDREGEAIAWHLSKALGLDSKKAERIVFHEITKEAILDAINNPKKIDHDLVDAQQARRILDRIVGYQLSPFLWKKVSRGLSAGRVQSVAVRLVVEREREIQAFDPQEYWTIDASLKKSDGKNFVFPAKLNKVEGRTLDKFDINDKKKADGVVKELNGVDYVVESVIKKQVKKNPPKPFITSSLQQAANRMLGFSAKQTMVVAQQLYEGIQIKGKDQVGLITYMRTDSLNLSNKFKEDAKAYLLEKLGEKYVPKVERAHKTKSKNAQEAHEAVRPTEASRDPELIKDSLAPNQYRLYKLIWQRSIASQMSEAIVDATVIDINAGNKYQFRANGQMINFDGYLNIYPEKSKELELPSLEAKDDLALEELLSEQHFTKPPARYSDAGLVKELEKHGIGRPSTYAPTIATIEARNYVSRDEGKRLAPTDISFIVTDLLVNHFSRIVDYKFTAQMENDLDNVAEGNLEWQPVIRDFYVPFNENLKLKDEELDRKDVVPEEESDEICDKCGAKMIIKTGRFGKFLGCGAYPDCKNIKSMPGKDGEKEKTPEQIELEEKHKDTVCEKCGKPMGVKNGRFGPFLGCTGYPDCKNIKNLNEKAKTGVKCPTCGKGEIVEKRSKRGIFYACDQYPDCKTALWGKPTGEKCPDCSSLLVESKDGGLVCSAKDCKYKK
- a CDS encoding LCP family protein produces the protein MPNFLDNQEIKEVKKDIRKKPKLLMKGAAFLLTFLFIAFFIFTTQVIVSNQKPSSWMARIPIINTLKNLAESADKALKGEQRERVNILLLGMGGRQHEGGYLTDTIILASLDLDTKKVAMMSIPRDMAIPIEDKGFQKINSINAYAEMDTADSGGLAVSQAVSDILGIPIDYYLRVDFEGFVNIINELDGLKVYVENTLEDHRYPVKGMESAENYEARFEHLYIEEGWQQLDGELALKFARSRHAYGVEGSDFARARRQQIIIEAVKNKLVSAHTLFNPSMIGDILEEANNHISTNLKTWEMVKLWKDFKDVSKDQIINKVLDNSPNGLLVDTIADTGAYILSPRSGDFSEIQYMVNNIFSDAPVEAKNVVVEEAATVEVRNGTWINGLASQASLDLEKYSFNVIRVGNSSKQNFQKSVIYDLSYGEKEESLAVLKKVLNANVSFGLPDWLVEDLEKDLENEKNPVQPDFLVILGQSADETLSGTENKEE
- the lepB gene encoding signal peptidase I; amino-acid sequence: MFKNSVAFVFELLKIVLISFVIIAPIRYFLIQPFYVKGASMEPNFYDHEYLIVDEISYRFNDPKRGEIIVFRYPKNPQEFFIKRIIAFPGEKVQVKDGRVIVYNDENPDGLTLDETYLEKNIKTYSLSEDLITLGSSEYFVLGDNRNASKDSRSFGPVDRSFVIGKVLLRGWPFDRVDVFPAPTY
- the hisS gene encoding histidine--tRNA ligase; this translates as MAKNIKAKDIKQAPKKPSSRSRKFSRLKGMKDITFEEYKYHDLVVKKAIDLATTYGFRRIETPVLENEALFERSTGKTSDIVSKEMYTFVDKSGDKISLRPEATPGLVRAYNEHGMLNLPQPVKTLFIGSLFRHEKPQSGRLREHRQFDLEMFGEASPVADAQLMIIAYNFFRELQIDIQIQVNSIGCKECRGDYIKKLVAFYKERGKRTRLCNDCKKRLDKNPLRLLDCKEADCIEIRDDAPQLVDYLDDACREHFVKVLEYLDEFDIPYVLNPYLVRGLDYYNRTVFEFVSAPEENEEGETRRQVALGGGGRYDDLVETMGGREPTPALGFGIGLERVVMKIKELNIPLKKDDDDIIFLAQLGEPARKKTMVMFEELRRSGFKVRQAFTKDALKNQLEEANRVGAKYSIIIGQKEMLDETAMLRDMESGVQEIVDIKKVSQELQKRLKKD
- a CDS encoding GatB/YqeY domain-containing protein encodes the protein MANLLDQIKIDLKEAMKAKEELRLSVLRMMISVIRNKEISLRKGEDVVLSDEQILEVLSSEVKKRKDSIESYKVGNREDLVEIEKNEIDIIAKYLPAQMSEEELEKIVEDVMKTKSENSTVAFGAIMGEVMARVKGKADGTAVSAMVKKKLG